The Chitinivibrionales bacterium genome window below encodes:
- a CDS encoding OmpA family protein, producing the protein MKTIDDLEAKLRKAYKAASVEVPVVSLDLYRDALTTLDILGPQVKKKPDSEKGRRGFLTCSTSVEAAVAQIRLALQKSKAESLRAQTIQTLSALSEVHQQINDIQGDQASKLKSDLDAEREKARKLREEAEKKFSELQSALIQVSKDARGTIISMSDILFKIGKADLTPDLKTNLAKIAGILTVFKNSKIIVEGHTDNQGSEEYNQRLSEDRAENVMNFLIEQGVQPHRLTAIGYAFHRPIASNDTPEGRQKNRRVDLVVQEKNKEYE; encoded by the coding sequence ATGAAAACGATTGATGACCTTGAAGCCAAACTGAGAAAGGCGTACAAGGCTGCGTCGGTTGAGGTTCCGGTAGTCAGTCTCGATCTGTATCGTGATGCACTTACAACGCTCGATATTCTCGGTCCCCAAGTGAAAAAGAAACCCGACAGTGAAAAGGGGAGAAGAGGATTTCTCACTTGTTCAACTTCTGTTGAAGCTGCCGTAGCCCAAATTCGGCTGGCTCTTCAAAAATCAAAAGCTGAATCATTGCGGGCACAAACAATCCAGACCCTTTCGGCATTGAGTGAGGTTCATCAGCAGATAAATGATATCCAGGGCGACCAGGCATCGAAACTCAAATCAGACCTCGATGCCGAACGGGAAAAGGCCCGTAAACTTCGGGAAGAAGCTGAAAAGAAATTTTCCGAGCTTCAAAGTGCCCTTATTCAGGTATCAAAAGACGCCCGGGGTACAATTATTTCCATGTCCGATATTCTTTTTAAAATCGGCAAAGCGGATCTGACACCCGATTTGAAAACAAATCTTGCAAAGATTGCCGGTATCCTGACGGTTTTTAAAAATTCGAAGATAATTGTCGAGGGACATACTGATAATCAGGGTTCGGAAGAATATAATCAGCGTCTTTCGGAAGACCGGGCCGAAAATGTGATGAATTTTCTCATTGAACAGGGGGTTCAGCCTCATCGGCTTACCGCAATCGGGTATGCATTTCATCGTCCCATAGCTTCGAACGACACGCCGGAAGGCCGTCAGAAGAATCGACGAGTTGACCTGGTCGTTCAGGAAAAGAATAAAGAATACGAATAA